The Pedosphaera parvula Ellin514 genomic sequence CACCAGACCGACCAGGGCGTTGCGCGCGTGCGGCAAGGCAACTCCGTCACCGATGCCGGTGCTGTGCAATTGCTCGCGTTCTTCCAAGGCACGCAAAAGTGTTTCCCTTGCCTGGGGTTGGTTGTTGAGTTCCTTTATTTGGCCGACGAGTTCGGATAACACTTGATCACGCTGAGTGCCGGAAAGCTGGAGATTGATCGTTTCCGGCGCAAGCAGTTCACTCAAGACAATGGGGCCGCTGTTGTTCATCGGTAGCTATCTTAGACGTGATAGGATGGAGGTGAAGGAAAATGTTTCCGACAAATGGGACTAATTTTGATCGGCTTGGTCTCCGTGGCAAAGAATTTTGGTGGCAGACGGTCCAAAGCCGGAGTTGTACAATTTGCGGTGGTTTGGGCCGGTGAAGGTGTTTATTGGGTGTCCGAGGCGACGAAGCGGACGGCGTGTATTACGACAATACGATTGGTTTCATCGGTATTATTGTTCAGTCGCACAAAACCATTGGTGCCCTGGCGAAAGCGCGCTTCCGCAAGGATTTTTTCCCAGCGCCCGCCATTTATCAACTCATTGACGGTTGCGTTGTTAGTCACGCCATTGTGCACGACCTCAAATGCAGCAGAACTTGAGCGATTGCCACCTGCGGTGTACCAGACATAGACATCATAATTGCCAGTCTTCGGCATGCTTGGAACGAAAGTGGCGGTGGCTGTTGGCAGACCGTCGACTGTGCCTGCGTAATGAAATTGTCTTCCTTTCTTATTTTTTCCCGGGCTGACTTCTGTCCATTTGCCCGTGTAAATAGCGGAGCCATCCTTAAGAATCAATTCGACATCCTTTAATTCCACTGGAACCTCGGGCGAAGAGCTGGCGGTTGAAGGCTGGCTGGAAAGATTTTTTCCAGCTCGGTAAAACTTCCAAATGAAGGGCGTTACCCCTGAAATAAGTACCAGAACCGTTAGGGCAACAATTATCAAAGCGGACTTGTTGAATTTTGATTTAGGTCGGTCGCCATCTGCTGTTGGACCTGACTGTTCAGTTGGTTGATTATCTGGATTTGTTGGAATCTCCTCAGCGAGAGCAGGGGTGATGCTGGCTTCAAAAAAACTGGACTCAAGGATTTGATAAACACCATTGATCTCCTTCAACTTTTCCTGCGCCACAATCTGCAGCCTGGGGTCATGAGAAAAACGGTCTGGATGCCAGACCTTAACCAGGTCGCGGTACGCCTGTTTTACTTCTTCGTGCGATGCTCCGGCCTCCAAGCCCAACAATTGATAACACCTCGCGATTTCATCCATATAGGGTGGTAGGAGTTTGCCGCAACTCTTAGGACATTCAACTGGTTTCTTGCACGATGATCGTGTGTTTGACTTGAATCCGACCGACCAACATGAGAAGGAGAAGCGCAAGCATGCGCTCATTGGCTCAAACAAACGTCCTTATCAAGGCTGCAGTGGCAGCAATGATAACTTCATTGGCGGCGTATCCGCGTCTCGCTAGCTGGACTGAGAGGAACGGTGCTGTGGGGTTCTTCCTACTGATGCTGCTTTGGACGACCTTTGTGCTCTGGTCCTTTGTTTTTGGCTGGCACGAGCGGTACAGTGGGGAAGGAGTTTTCAAAGCCTCCACTTCACTTAAATTGTGGGGATTGGCGAGCTTGGCCGGAATGGCGGGGGCGATTTTACTAATGTTAGTGGTCGATCCGCAGCTGCGGGTAACCACGCCTAAAGATTATCCCGTTGATCTAAAATCTTGGGCGAATATGGGATTATTCACATTGTCGTTCGATCCTCTCTTTCTTTGTTTTGCGCCATTTGCCTTTTTCATACGGCTCTTTAGGAAGCCGAAGATTGCCACCGTTTTGACGGTCTTATTTGGAGTTTTTGTGTTATACCTCAAATTAAGCTCCGCGAACAGATTGCCGGCAATGTGGTTAGTGGCTGTTTTGGCATTGATGCGAGTGGCGGGAGGATTTGTGATGGTATATGTTTACCTTCAAGGAGGTGCACTGCCGGTGTTTTGGATGGGTGTTCTGGTGGAGCTTAGACATTTGGTTTTATTATTTGGTGAGCGGTGAAGGTTCCTTTGCCTGCCAATTGAGCTTGCTTCCAAACGAAATCGGCGCACAATATGATGACCGGTTAGGCGATTGGCGCAGTGGTAGCGCAGCAGCTTTACACGCTGTGGGTCGGGGGTTCGAATCCCTCATCGCCTACCATTTTTTCTTGGGGAATTCCATCGCCATCAAAACCTGATGAATTGGTTGATTAGTCAGCTTGCTTGAGTTGTGTCATCATGGATGGAAACCGGGGAAGATAACAGGTGAGTGCGAATGGAGCATTTGCCAATTTGAGTCGCAGTCCGTGAGTGGTAAAATCAAAGGTGGCCTGGGCCAAAAGCACGGTTCATTTTTCGCTTGTTTCAGTGTGCGCGCCTGATGAAGCTACTTAAACACGTTATTGATTAACTCAATACGTAAAGAGGGACAGCAACCTAATCAAATTAATTTTGTGGACCCTTTAAACATTGAATTCGAACGATTGCTGGCCAAGTCTGGTTGGACTCAATCGGAATGCGCCCGGCAGCTGGAGTTAACACCGGCAGTTATCACCCGCTATTTGAATGGGGAAACCCGACCAAGCTTAACCACCTTGAAGTTATTCAAGCTCATGCTAGGCGACATCTCTCCGCTGCCTAATGCAGCAGGAAAGGGGAAAGGTTCGGACTTACGCCCCATTGAAGAATGGGAACGCGATTTGTTGAGCGAAATGCGTTCGCTTCATCCGGATGTCCGGGCAACACTGCTCTCGGGTTTTAAAAAGGTGCTTAACGTAGTACCCAAGCAAGTGGTGGGGAGGGCAAAGAGGAAAAGGTAGTTTCTATCTCGAGTCTTCATAAGTTGTTGTTTTAGGCTACCCCGCAATGAGGTTGATCCCGGTCGTGGAAAATTCAGTGGAGAATTAAATTAATCCAGACTTGCTTGGGAGTTCCATTGGCGGGTTTGGGGTGAAGACCCCGTTTCCGGCGAGCAACCAGGAATTATCCTGATTTTATGACAAAACGCACGATACTGGTTGTGGAGGACAATCCGGATGATGTGCTGTTATTCCATCAGGCAATGCACTCCAACCGGATTGCCAATCCGATCCGGCGAGTCGAAAACGGTCTGGAAGCCGTGGCTTACCTCGAGGGCAAGGGTAAATACATGGACC encodes the following:
- a CDS encoding PTS sugar transporter subunit IIA, translating into MNNSGPIVLSELLAPETINLQLSGTQRDQVLSELVGQIKELNNQPQARETLLRALEEREQLHSTGIGDGVALPHARNALVGLVNRPIMVFGRHQTGVPYGAIDGAPAKLFFLLIAPTVTQHLSMLARISRVLRDPKVRRGLLAADSADKVIKTVKDAEARI
- a CDS encoding DnaJ domain-containing protein, yielding MDEIARCYQLLGLEAGASHEEVKQAYRDLVKVWHPDRFSHDPRLQIVAQEKLKEINGVYQILESSFFEASITPALAEEIPTNPDNQPTEQSGPTADGDRPKSKFNKSALIIVALTVLVLISGVTPFIWKFYRAGKNLSSQPSTASSSPEVPVELKDVELILKDGSAIYTGKWTEVSPGKNKKGRQFHYAGTVDGLPTATATFVPSMPKTGNYDVYVWYTAGGNRSSSAAFEVVHNGVTNNATVNELINGGRWEKILAEARFRQGTNGFVRLNNNTDETNRIVVIHAVRFVASDTQ
- a CDS encoding helix-turn-helix domain-containing protein: MDPLNIEFERLLAKSGWTQSECARQLELTPAVITRYLNGETRPSLTTLKLFKLMLGDISPLPNAAGKGKGSDLRPIEEWERDLLSEMRSLHPDVRATLLSGFKKVLNVVPKQVVGRAKRKR